From one Planococcus citri chromosome 3, ihPlaCitr1.1, whole genome shotgun sequence genomic stretch:
- the LOC135839297 gene encoding lipopolysaccharide-induced tumor necrosis factor-alpha factor homolog: MDSSQPAFNAAPPPSYLNQQLPQPQPCVTMSTQPGPGFHPQPVAQAQYALAPVHLGESPVRMVCPNCRNEILTNVSTEHSTRQHIIAAVMCLCGLCCCSCLPYCCDSCSLYKHSCPSCRMHIGSYCPPL; the protein is encoded by the coding sequence ATGGATAGTTCTCAACCGGCATTCAATGCTGCGCCACCTCCTTCGTATTTGAATCAGCAGTTGCCTCAGCCTCAACCTTGTGTCACGATGAGTACTCAACCCGGACCAGGTTTCCATCCACAACCTGTAGCTCAGGCTCAGTATGCTTTAGCACCGGTTCACTTAGGTGAAAGTCCAGTTCGTATGGTGTGTCCAAATTGCCGCAATGAAATACTGACGAATGTGTCGACTGAGCACTCGACGAGGCAGCACATAATAGCTGCGGTCATGTGTTTGTGTGGACTCTGCTGTTGCTCATGTCTGCCGTACTGCTGCGATAGTTGCAGTCTGTACAAACATTCGTGTCCGAGCTGTCGCATGCATATTGGATCGTACTGCCCGCCCTTATAG